In a single window of the Olivibacter sp. SDN3 genome:
- a CDS encoding DUF6686 family protein codes for MCNTRVLCQHTRTTVSQCSDCGMFFIWHNNMLLSFLDKEYHLFLSYIKRYVFSERSVIFPDGEDRIIIHSSAKELSLAFEEDEWEEFKEALTEAAYLGNVYDILKGKN; via the coding sequence ATGTGTAATACCCGGGTTCTTTGTCAACATACACGGACAACCGTTAGTCAATGCAGTGATTGTGGAATGTTTTTTATTTGGCATAACAATATGCTACTCAGTTTTCTCGATAAAGAATATCATCTCTTTCTTTCTTATATTAAGCGTTATGTGTTTAGCGAACGTTCAGTTATTTTTCCGGATGGAGAAGACCGAATAATTATCCATTCTTCTGCAAAAGAGTTGAGCTTAGCTTTTGAAGAAGATGAGTGGGAAGAATTTAAAGAAGCGCTTACGGAGGCTGCTTATTTAGGTAATGTATATGATATTTTAAAGGGAAAGAACTAA
- a CDS encoding pyridoxine 5'-phosphate synthase translates to MTKLSVNINKVATLRNSRGGNKPNLLQVALDCEKFGAQGITVHPRPDERHIRYQDVYDLKAAIGTEFNIEGNCKEQKFVDLVLANKPAQVTLVPDELGQITSNHGWDTIKHQSYLQEIVAMFKEAGIRVSIFVDPDLKMVEAAATTGTDRIELYTEVYANQHKKNPEIAIKPYIIAAIRANELGLGLNAGHDLDLHNLHYFYQQIPNLLEVSIGHALISDALYLGLEETIRQYRAQLA, encoded by the coding sequence ATGACAAAGCTATCTGTAAACATCAATAAAGTAGCCACTTTAAGGAATAGTAGAGGAGGAAACAAGCCCAACTTGTTACAGGTAGCGCTAGATTGCGAGAAGTTCGGTGCACAGGGCATCACCGTGCACCCGAGGCCAGATGAGCGGCATATTCGTTACCAAGATGTATATGACTTAAAAGCGGCCATCGGCACAGAATTCAATATTGAAGGGAATTGTAAGGAGCAAAAATTTGTTGACCTTGTTCTGGCCAATAAGCCAGCACAAGTGACCTTGGTTCCCGACGAGCTTGGCCAGATTACATCTAATCACGGTTGGGATACCATCAAACATCAATCATATTTACAAGAGATAGTGGCCATGTTCAAAGAAGCAGGTATACGGGTCTCCATCTTTGTAGATCCCGACCTAAAAATGGTAGAAGCAGCAGCTACGACAGGAACCGATCGGATAGAGTTATATACAGAGGTCTATGCTAACCAACATAAAAAAAATCCAGAAATAGCCATTAAGCCCTATATAATTGCTGCAATCCGCGCAAACGAGCTCGGATTAGGATTAAACGCCGGCCATGATTTAGATCTTCACAACCTACATTATTTCTATCAGCAGATACCGAATTTACTAGAAGTAAGCATAGGCCATGCACTAATATCGGATGCACTATATTTGGGCTTGGAAGAAACCATTAGACAATACCGAGCGCAACTCGCCTAA
- a CDS encoding bifunctional oligoribonuclease/PAP phosphatase NrnA yields MLTITTLKQIILAEPKKIVITTHYKPDGDALGSSLAMLLWLRAKGHEVSLIVPSDYPAFLSWMPLQEEAIIYTENKERSDNLIAVADLIFCLDFNGLARTNEMQGVLAQTTGLKIMIDHHLEPENFDDFRHWNTNAAATALLVYDFIVNLIDDRAGITPAIATCIYTGIMTDTGSFRFQSTTAEVHLVVADLITLGAKNAEIHEHIYNSASENKLKFLGFCLLNRLVVLHEYNTAYFAITKEDLTRFNIITGDTEGLVNYALSISGIRLAALLIDRTTQIKLSLRSTGNFPANEICSKYFNGGGHRNAAGGHADLPLEEVVAKFLAVLPLYKSQLTK; encoded by the coding sequence ATGTTAACGATAACCACGCTGAAACAAATAATATTAGCCGAGCCCAAAAAAATAGTAATTACCACGCACTATAAGCCCGATGGTGATGCGTTGGGATCTTCTTTAGCTATGCTCCTTTGGTTACGGGCCAAAGGGCATGAGGTATCACTTATCGTTCCTTCAGACTATCCCGCTTTCTTAAGCTGGATGCCCCTCCAGGAAGAAGCGATCATTTACACCGAGAACAAAGAACGTTCGGATAACCTTATAGCTGTGGCAGATCTTATTTTTTGTCTGGACTTCAACGGTCTTGCCCGTACCAACGAGATGCAAGGTGTGCTCGCGCAGACAACAGGCCTGAAAATTATGATCGACCATCACCTGGAACCCGAAAATTTCGATGATTTCAGACATTGGAATACCAACGCGGCGGCTACAGCGCTTTTGGTTTATGATTTCATCGTCAACTTGATAGATGATAGGGCGGGTATTACACCAGCAATTGCCACCTGTATATACACAGGGATCATGACGGATACCGGCTCCTTCAGATTCCAGTCAACAACCGCCGAAGTACATTTAGTAGTGGCAGACCTCATTACCCTGGGTGCCAAAAACGCAGAAATACATGAACATATCTATAATAGTGCTTCTGAGAATAAATTAAAATTTCTTGGTTTTTGCCTACTTAACCGTTTGGTAGTTTTGCACGAGTATAATACGGCCTATTTTGCCATAACAAAAGAGGATTTGACACGTTTTAATATAATTACAGGAGATACAGAGGGTCTTGTAAATTATGCTTTATCCATTAGTGGTATACGTTTGGCAGCGCTTCTTATTGATAGAACTACACAGATCAAATTATCATTACGCTCCACAGGAAACTTTCCAGCAAATGAAATCTGCAGTAAATATTTCAATGGTGGTGGTCATAGAAATGCCGCGGGAGGCCATGCAGATCTTCCTCTGGAAGAGGTGGTAGCTAAATTCCTAGCTGTTCTGCCCTTGTATAAAAGTCAACTAACCAAATAG
- the ahcY gene encoding adenosylhomocysteinase: protein MSSVETKYVPYKVKDISLADWGRKEIELAEAEMPGLMALREEYGTSKPLAGARIAGCLHMTIQTAVLIETLVALGAEVSWSSCNIFSTQDHAAAAIAAAGISVYAWKGLTAEEFDWCIEQTLFFGEDRKPLNMILDDGGDLTNMVFDKYPELIEGIRGLSEETTTGVHRLYERMKKGTLHLPAINVNDSVTKSKFDNKYGCRESLVDAIRRATDLMLAGKVAVVAGYGDVGKGSAESLSSAGVRVIVSEIDPICALQAAMEGYEVKKFATAVKEADIVVTTTGNKDIVRPEHFKTMKDKTVVCNIGHFDNEIDVAWLNNNYGHTKVEIKPQVDKYTIEGKDIILLAEGRLVNLGCATGHPSFVMSNSFTNQTLAQLELWTNTNQYENKVYTLPKHLDEKVARLHLAKIGVELDVLTADQAEYIGVSVEGPFKPEHYRY, encoded by the coding sequence ATGTCATCAGTAGAGACGAAATATGTGCCTTATAAAGTAAAGGACATTAGCCTTGCCGATTGGGGCCGTAAAGAAATTGAATTAGCAGAAGCCGAGATGCCTGGTCTTATGGCACTTAGGGAAGAATATGGCACTTCAAAACCCTTAGCAGGTGCACGCATTGCCGGATGTTTACACATGACCATCCAGACCGCGGTACTAATCGAAACCTTGGTTGCGCTAGGAGCAGAAGTAAGCTGGTCTTCCTGCAACATATTTTCCACACAAGATCACGCTGCCGCTGCCATTGCTGCGGCAGGTATATCTGTTTATGCATGGAAGGGCTTAACAGCAGAAGAATTTGACTGGTGTATTGAGCAAACCCTATTTTTTGGAGAAGACAGAAAGCCCCTAAATATGATTTTGGACGACGGGGGAGACCTTACTAATATGGTGTTCGATAAATATCCGGAACTTATTGAAGGGATTAGAGGTTTATCTGAAGAAACTACTACTGGAGTACACCGTTTGTACGAACGTATGAAGAAAGGGACCTTACATTTACCTGCAATCAACGTAAATGATTCGGTAACAAAGTCCAAATTTGACAACAAGTACGGTTGTCGTGAATCATTGGTTGACGCCATTCGTCGTGCTACAGATTTAATGCTGGCTGGAAAAGTAGCGGTTGTTGCTGGATACGGCGACGTGGGTAAGGGCTCTGCGGAATCATTAAGCAGTGCAGGTGTTCGTGTAATTGTATCAGAGATAGATCCAATCTGTGCATTACAGGCCGCCATGGAAGGTTATGAGGTGAAAAAATTTGCAACCGCTGTTAAAGAGGCAGATATCGTAGTAACAACTACTGGAAACAAAGATATTGTGCGTCCTGAACACTTCAAAACAATGAAGGATAAAACCGTAGTTTGCAACATTGGCCATTTCGACAATGAAATAGATGTGGCCTGGCTCAATAACAATTACGGACATACCAAAGTGGAAATCAAACCACAGGTGGATAAATATACGATTGAAGGAAAAGATATTATCCTGTTAGCAGAAGGAAGGTTGGTAAACCTAGGATGTGCTACAGGCCATCCATCATTTGTAATGAGCAATTCATTCACCAACCAAACATTAGCGCAGCTTGAATTGTGGACCAACACTAATCAGTATGAGAATAAGGTGTATACCTTACCCAAGCACTTGGATGAAAAAGTTGCCCGTCTACATTTAGCGAAAATTGGCGTTGAATTGGATGTGTTGACAGCGGATCAAGCCGAATATATCGGTGTAAGCGTTGAAGGGCCTTTCAAGCCTGAGCACTATCGTTATTAA
- a CDS encoding nucleoside-diphosphate kinase produces MATNRTFTMIKPDAVANGHIGAILNDIIAAGFKVVAMKYTHLTEKNAGAFYEVHKERPFYGDLVQFMTSGPIVAAILEKDNAVEEFRKLIGATDPTKAEEGTIRNKYATSIEANAVHGSDSDENAAIEGNFFFSALERH; encoded by the coding sequence ATGGCTACTAACAGAACATTTACAATGATTAAACCTGATGCGGTTGCTAATGGACACATCGGGGCTATTTTAAACGACATTATTGCTGCGGGATTCAAAGTTGTAGCGATGAAGTATACGCATTTAACGGAGAAAAATGCTGGCGCTTTTTATGAGGTGCATAAAGAACGGCCTTTTTATGGCGATTTGGTACAGTTTATGACCTCTGGGCCTATCGTTGCAGCTATTTTGGAAAAAGACAACGCTGTGGAAGAGTTCCGTAAGCTTATTGGCGCTACCGATCCTACAAAAGCCGAAGAAGGAACAATTCGTAATAAATATGCTACATCAATTGAGGCGAATGCAGTTCATGGATCGGATTCCGATGAAAATGCTGCAATTGAAGGTAATTTCTTTTTTTCCGCACTGGAAAGACATTAG